One Malus sylvestris chromosome 14, drMalSylv7.2, whole genome shotgun sequence DNA segment encodes these proteins:
- the LOC126600862 gene encoding uncharacterized protein LOC126600862 → MDDDDMDDDDGYRFGDDDMEDDGSWDIDEGDDGSGDDGSGDEGDDGSGEDGDDGSGDEGDDGSVDAGDDGSGDESDDDGDDEIDDVADEDGQGDSEDDEVR, encoded by the coding sequence ATGGACGATGACGATATGGATGACGATGATGGTTATAGGTTTGGAGATGATGACATGGAGGATGACGGGAGTTGGGATATTGATGAGGGGGATGACGGGTCTGGTGATGACGGATCTGGTGACGAGGGGGATGATGGGTCTGGTGAGGACGGAGATGACGGATCTGGTGACGAGGGGGATGACGGGTCTGTTGATGCCGGAGATGATGGTTCTGGTGACGAGTCTGATGACGACGGAGATGACGAGATTGATGATGTGGCCGATGAGGATGGGCAGGGTGATAGTGAGGATGACGAGGTGAGATAA
- the LOC126600440 gene encoding elongation factor 1-alpha-like, producing MVERKQNLNQKGEVIVKEFSSYMKKIAFVPISGFDIDRSTSIDCYIGLLQASPDLIIEPKGPSDKPLRLPLQDVYEIGGIGTLPVPMENVASAKHPQVSTLRAFRSVGVGDGLFAAVYVDKAVKVPLVLTLETSFLALSSPQ from the exons ATGGTGGAGAGAAAACAAAATCTCAACCAAAAAGGGGAGGTAATTGTAAAGGAATTCTCATCCTACATGAAGAAAATCGCCTTTGTTCCTATATCTGGGTTTGATATTGATAGGTCCACCAGCATTGACTGCTACATTGGACTTCTTCAGGCTTCCCCTGACTTGATCATCGAGCCCAAGGGTCCCTCAGACAAGCCCCTCCGTCTACCACTTCAGGATGTGTACGAGATTGGTGGCATTGGAACTCTTCCGGTGCCGATGGAGAATGTAGCTTCTGCCAAACACCCTCAAGTGTCTACCCTGAGGGCTTTCCGTAGTGTCGGTGTTGGTGACGGATTGTTTGCAGCTGTCTATGTG GACAAAGCGGTGAAGGTTCCTCTAGTTTTGACATTGGAAACTAGTTTCCTGGCACTGTCCTCTCCCCAGTGA